One Myotis daubentonii chromosome 3, mMyoDau2.1, whole genome shotgun sequence genomic window carries:
- the CPLANE2 gene encoding ciliogenesis and planar polarity effector 2 isoform X5: MWSLETQSILPSPTPSGCPAMARPPAPGSVIVPDWHESAEGKECLTCILRKNRRRVFGLLERPVLPPAVAIDTASYKIFVSGKSGVGKTALVAKLAGLEVPVAHHETTGIQTTVVFWPAKLQVSERVVMFRFEFWDCGESALKKFDHMLPACKEKTDAFLFLFSFTDRASFEDLPGQLTRIAGEAPGVVRMVVGSKFDQYMHTDVPERDLTAFRQTWELPLLRVKSVPGRRLADGRTLDGRAGLADIAHVLNGLAEHLWHQDQVAAGLIPNPAENAPG, encoded by the exons ATGTGGAGCCTGGAAACCCAGAG CATTCTGCCATCTCCCACCCCGTCCGGGTGCCCAGCCATGGCCAGACCACCCGCCCCTGGCTCAGTGATTGTCCCCGACTGGCACGAAAGCGCCGAGGGCAAGGAGTGCCTGACCTGCATCCTGCGCAAAAACCGCCGGCGGGTGTTTG GGCTGCTCGAGCGACCAGTGCTGCCCCCGGCTGTGGCCATTGACACGGCCAGCTACAAGATCTTCGTGTCTGGGAAGAGTGGTGTGGGCAAGACGGCGCTGGTGGCCAAGCTCGCTGGCCTGGAGGTGCCCGTGGCACACCATGAGACCACTG GCATCCAGACCACCGTGGTATTTTGGCCTGCCAAGCTGCAGGTCAGTGAGCGTGTCGTCATGTTCCGCTTTGAGTTCTGGGACTGCGGGGAGTCTGCGCTCAAAAAGTTCGACCACATGCTGCcg GCTTGCAAGGAGAAGACGGacgctttcctcttcctcttctctttcacCGACCGTGCCTCCTTCGAAGACCTCCCTGGACAGCTGACCCGCATAGCAGGCGAGGCCCCTGGTGTCGTCAGGATGGTCGTTGGCTCCAA GTTTGACCAGTACATGCACACAGACGTGCCTGAGCGTGACCTCACAGCCTTCCGGCAGACCTGGGAACTGCCCCTCCTGCGGGTGAAGAGTGTGCCAGGGCGGCGGCTGGCAGATGGGCGCACGCTGGATGGGCGGGCTGGGCTGGCTGACATTGCCCATGTGCTCAATGGCCTGGCGGAGCACCTGTGGCACCAGGACCAGGTGGCAGCTGGCCTGATTCCCAACCCTGCAGAAAATGCCCCCGGCTGA
- the CPLANE2 gene encoding ciliogenesis and planar polarity effector 2 isoform X1 — protein sequence MIIIPSTAVDRALLSRILGANSISPPLYRRGNRHGEAVDPLLLQKGDLITFQRKDEGSDSATKRTHGQKMSLSGGSHRRRRDQPSSPARKQATQLRPPRRHGNTLRTCASCTRTWPGEAHQSQENCGPRRSRPSGLGGWRGSRSVGRTFKGARRGCRCILPSPTPSGCPAMARPPAPGSVIVPDWHESAEGKECLTCILRKNRRRVFGLLERPVLPPAVAIDTASYKIFVSGKSGVGKTALVAKLAGLEVPVAHHETTGIQTTVVFWPAKLQVSERVVMFRFEFWDCGESALKKFDHMLPACKEKTDAFLFLFSFTDRASFEDLPGQLTRIAGEAPGVVRMVVGSKFDQYMHTDVPERDLTAFRQTWELPLLRVKSVPGRRLADGRTLDGRAGLADIAHVLNGLAEHLWHQDQVAAGLIPNPAENAPG from the exons ATGATAATAATACCGAGCACTGCTGTGGACAGGGCGCTGTTGTCAAGAATCCTAGGAGCTAATAGTATTTCACCTCCACTCTATAGAAGAGGGAACCGGCACGGAGAGGCAGTGGACCCTCTCCTCCTGCAGAAGGGGGATTTGATTACGTTTCAGAGGAAGGACGAGGGCTCCGACTCAGCAACGAAGAGGACCCATGGTCAGAAGATGTCACTGAGCGGCGGTAGCCACCGACGTAGGAGAGACCAACCCTCCAGCCCCGCCCGGAAGCAGGCAACCCAACTCCGCCCCCCGCGTCGTCATGGCAACACTCTCCGCACATGCGCCTCTTGCACCCGGACCTGGCCTGGTGAAGCTCATCAAAGCCAAGAGAATTGCGGGCCCCGCAGAAGCAGGCCGAGCGGACTGGGCGgctggagggggagcaggagcgTGGGAAGGACTTTTAAAGGGGCGCGCAGGGGCTGCCGATG CATTCTGCCATCTCCCACCCCGTCCGGGTGCCCAGCCATGGCCAGACCACCCGCCCCTGGCTCAGTGATTGTCCCCGACTGGCACGAAAGCGCCGAGGGCAAGGAGTGCCTGACCTGCATCCTGCGCAAAAACCGCCGGCGGGTGTTTG GGCTGCTCGAGCGACCAGTGCTGCCCCCGGCTGTGGCCATTGACACGGCCAGCTACAAGATCTTCGTGTCTGGGAAGAGTGGTGTGGGCAAGACGGCGCTGGTGGCCAAGCTCGCTGGCCTGGAGGTGCCCGTGGCACACCATGAGACCACTG GCATCCAGACCACCGTGGTATTTTGGCCTGCCAAGCTGCAGGTCAGTGAGCGTGTCGTCATGTTCCGCTTTGAGTTCTGGGACTGCGGGGAGTCTGCGCTCAAAAAGTTCGACCACATGCTGCcg GCTTGCAAGGAGAAGACGGacgctttcctcttcctcttctctttcacCGACCGTGCCTCCTTCGAAGACCTCCCTGGACAGCTGACCCGCATAGCAGGCGAGGCCCCTGGTGTCGTCAGGATGGTCGTTGGCTCCAA GTTTGACCAGTACATGCACACAGACGTGCCTGAGCGTGACCTCACAGCCTTCCGGCAGACCTGGGAACTGCCCCTCCTGCGGGTGAAGAGTGTGCCAGGGCGGCGGCTGGCAGATGGGCGCACGCTGGATGGGCGGGCTGGGCTGGCTGACATTGCCCATGTGCTCAATGGCCTGGCGGAGCACCTGTGGCACCAGGACCAGGTGGCAGCTGGCCTGATTCCCAACCCTGCAGAAAATGCCCCCGGCTGA
- the CPLANE2 gene encoding ciliogenesis and planar polarity effector 2 isoform X2, with amino-acid sequence MIIIPSTAVDRALLSRILGANSISPPLYRRGNRHGEAVDPLLLQKGDLITFQRKDEGSDSATKRTHGQKMSLSGGSHRRRRDQPSSPARKQATQLRPPRRHGNTLRTCASCTRTWPGEAHQSQENCGPRRSRPSGLGGWRGSRSVGRTFKGARRGCRCILPSPTPSGCPAMARPPAPGSVIVPDWHESAEGKECLTCILRKNRRRVFGLLERPVLPPAVAIDTASYKIFVSGKSGVGKTALVAKLAGLEVPVAHHETTGLQGEDGRFPLPLLFHRPCLLRRPPWTADPHSRRGPWCRQDGRWLQYMHTDVPERDLTAFRQTWELPLLRVKSVPGRRLADGRTLDGRAGLADIAHVLNGLAEHLWHQDQVAAGLIPNPAENAPG; translated from the exons ATGATAATAATACCGAGCACTGCTGTGGACAGGGCGCTGTTGTCAAGAATCCTAGGAGCTAATAGTATTTCACCTCCACTCTATAGAAGAGGGAACCGGCACGGAGAGGCAGTGGACCCTCTCCTCCTGCAGAAGGGGGATTTGATTACGTTTCAGAGGAAGGACGAGGGCTCCGACTCAGCAACGAAGAGGACCCATGGTCAGAAGATGTCACTGAGCGGCGGTAGCCACCGACGTAGGAGAGACCAACCCTCCAGCCCCGCCCGGAAGCAGGCAACCCAACTCCGCCCCCCGCGTCGTCATGGCAACACTCTCCGCACATGCGCCTCTTGCACCCGGACCTGGCCTGGTGAAGCTCATCAAAGCCAAGAGAATTGCGGGCCCCGCAGAAGCAGGCCGAGCGGACTGGGCGgctggagggggagcaggagcgTGGGAAGGACTTTTAAAGGGGCGCGCAGGGGCTGCCGATG CATTCTGCCATCTCCCACCCCGTCCGGGTGCCCAGCCATGGCCAGACCACCCGCCCCTGGCTCAGTGATTGTCCCCGACTGGCACGAAAGCGCCGAGGGCAAGGAGTGCCTGACCTGCATCCTGCGCAAAAACCGCCGGCGGGTGTTTG GGCTGCTCGAGCGACCAGTGCTGCCCCCGGCTGTGGCCATTGACACGGCCAGCTACAAGATCTTCGTGTCTGGGAAGAGTGGTGTGGGCAAGACGGCGCTGGTGGCCAAGCTCGCTGGCCTGGAGGTGCCCGTGGCACACCATGAGACCACTG GCTTGCAAGGAGAAGACGGacgctttcctcttcctcttctctttcacCGACCGTGCCTCCTTCGAAGACCTCCCTGGACAGCTGACCCGCATAGCAGGCGAGGCCCCTGGTGTCGTCAGGATGGTCGTTGGCTCCAA TACATGCACACAGACGTGCCTGAGCGTGACCTCACAGCCTTCCGGCAGACCTGGGAACTGCCCCTCCTGCGGGTGAAGAGTGTGCCAGGGCGGCGGCTGGCAGATGGGCGCACGCTGGATGGGCGGGCTGGGCTGGCTGACATTGCCCATGTGCTCAATGGCCTGGCGGAGCACCTGTGGCACCAGGACCAGGTGGCAGCTGGCCTGATTCCCAACCCTGCAGAAAATGCCCCCGGCTGA
- the CPLANE2 gene encoding ciliogenesis and planar polarity effector 2 isoform X3: MIIIPSTAVDRALLSRILGANSISPPLYRRGNRHGEAVDPLLLQKGDLITFQRKDEGSDSATKRTHGQKMSLSGGSHRRRRDQPSSPARKQATQLRPPRRHGNTLRTCASCTRTWPGEAHQSQENCGPRRSRPSGLGGWRGSRSVGRTFKGARRGCRCILPSPTPSGCPAMARPPAPGSVIVPDWHESAEGKECLTCILRKNRRRVFGLLERPVLPPAVAIDTASYKIFVSGKSGVGKTALVAKLAGLEVPVAHHETTGIQTTVVFWPAKLQVSERVVMFRFEFWDCGESALKKFDHMLPACKEKTDAFLFLFSFTDRASFEDLPGQLTRIAGEAPGVVRMVVGSNTCTQTCLSVTSQPSGRPGNCPSCG, from the exons ATGATAATAATACCGAGCACTGCTGTGGACAGGGCGCTGTTGTCAAGAATCCTAGGAGCTAATAGTATTTCACCTCCACTCTATAGAAGAGGGAACCGGCACGGAGAGGCAGTGGACCCTCTCCTCCTGCAGAAGGGGGATTTGATTACGTTTCAGAGGAAGGACGAGGGCTCCGACTCAGCAACGAAGAGGACCCATGGTCAGAAGATGTCACTGAGCGGCGGTAGCCACCGACGTAGGAGAGACCAACCCTCCAGCCCCGCCCGGAAGCAGGCAACCCAACTCCGCCCCCCGCGTCGTCATGGCAACACTCTCCGCACATGCGCCTCTTGCACCCGGACCTGGCCTGGTGAAGCTCATCAAAGCCAAGAGAATTGCGGGCCCCGCAGAAGCAGGCCGAGCGGACTGGGCGgctggagggggagcaggagcgTGGGAAGGACTTTTAAAGGGGCGCGCAGGGGCTGCCGATG CATTCTGCCATCTCCCACCCCGTCCGGGTGCCCAGCCATGGCCAGACCACCCGCCCCTGGCTCAGTGATTGTCCCCGACTGGCACGAAAGCGCCGAGGGCAAGGAGTGCCTGACCTGCATCCTGCGCAAAAACCGCCGGCGGGTGTTTG GGCTGCTCGAGCGACCAGTGCTGCCCCCGGCTGTGGCCATTGACACGGCCAGCTACAAGATCTTCGTGTCTGGGAAGAGTGGTGTGGGCAAGACGGCGCTGGTGGCCAAGCTCGCTGGCCTGGAGGTGCCCGTGGCACACCATGAGACCACTG GCATCCAGACCACCGTGGTATTTTGGCCTGCCAAGCTGCAGGTCAGTGAGCGTGTCGTCATGTTCCGCTTTGAGTTCTGGGACTGCGGGGAGTCTGCGCTCAAAAAGTTCGACCACATGCTGCcg GCTTGCAAGGAGAAGACGGacgctttcctcttcctcttctctttcacCGACCGTGCCTCCTTCGAAGACCTCCCTGGACAGCTGACCCGCATAGCAGGCGAGGCCCCTGGTGTCGTCAGGATGGTCGTTGGCTCCAA TACATGCACACAGACGTGCCTGAGCGTGACCTCACAGCCTTCCGGCAGACCTGGGAACTGCCCCTCCTGCGGGTGA
- the CPLANE2 gene encoding ciliogenesis and planar polarity effector 2 isoform X6 codes for MIIIPSTAVDRALLSRILGANSISPPLYRRGNRHGEAVDPLLLQKGDLITFQRKDEGSDSATKRTHGQKMSLSGGSHRRRRDQPSSPARKQATQLRPPRRHGNTLRTCASCTRTWPGEAHQSQENCGPRRSRPSGLGGWRGSRSVGRTFKGARRGCRCILPSPTPSGCPAMARPPAPGSVIVPDWHESAEGKECLTCILRKNRRRVFAHLTDVFRLARNTSLFHILLAPG; via the exons ATGATAATAATACCGAGCACTGCTGTGGACAGGGCGCTGTTGTCAAGAATCCTAGGAGCTAATAGTATTTCACCTCCACTCTATAGAAGAGGGAACCGGCACGGAGAGGCAGTGGACCCTCTCCTCCTGCAGAAGGGGGATTTGATTACGTTTCAGAGGAAGGACGAGGGCTCCGACTCAGCAACGAAGAGGACCCATGGTCAGAAGATGTCACTGAGCGGCGGTAGCCACCGACGTAGGAGAGACCAACCCTCCAGCCCCGCCCGGAAGCAGGCAACCCAACTCCGCCCCCCGCGTCGTCATGGCAACACTCTCCGCACATGCGCCTCTTGCACCCGGACCTGGCCTGGTGAAGCTCATCAAAGCCAAGAGAATTGCGGGCCCCGCAGAAGCAGGCCGAGCGGACTGGGCGgctggagggggagcaggagcgTGGGAAGGACTTTTAAAGGGGCGCGCAGGGGCTGCCGATG CATTCTGCCATCTCCCACCCCGTCCGGGTGCCCAGCCATGGCCAGACCACCCGCCCCTGGCTCAGTGATTGTCCCCGACTGGCACGAAAGCGCCGAGGGCAAGGAGTGCCTGACCTGCATCCTGCGCAAAAACCGCCGGCGGGTGTTTG CACATCTCACAGACGTGTTCAGACTAGCGAGGAACACAAGCCTCTTTCATATCCTGCTCGCTCCCGGATAA
- the CPLANE2 gene encoding ciliogenesis and planar polarity effector 2 isoform X4, whose product MVRAGSPGSRYRGGRGEAGRCDLSRSILPSPTPSGCPAMARPPAPGSVIVPDWHESAEGKECLTCILRKNRRRVFGLLERPVLPPAVAIDTASYKIFVSGKSGVGKTALVAKLAGLEVPVAHHETTGIQTTVVFWPAKLQVSERVVMFRFEFWDCGESALKKFDHMLPACKEKTDAFLFLFSFTDRASFEDLPGQLTRIAGEAPGVVRMVVGSKFDQYMHTDVPERDLTAFRQTWELPLLRVKSVPGRRLADGRTLDGRAGLADIAHVLNGLAEHLWHQDQVAAGLIPNPAENAPG is encoded by the exons ATGGTGAGGGCTGGGAGCCCCGGAAGTCGGTATcgaggaggcagaggagaagcAGGGCGGTGTGACCTCTCCAGGAG CATTCTGCCATCTCCCACCCCGTCCGGGTGCCCAGCCATGGCCAGACCACCCGCCCCTGGCTCAGTGATTGTCCCCGACTGGCACGAAAGCGCCGAGGGCAAGGAGTGCCTGACCTGCATCCTGCGCAAAAACCGCCGGCGGGTGTTTG GGCTGCTCGAGCGACCAGTGCTGCCCCCGGCTGTGGCCATTGACACGGCCAGCTACAAGATCTTCGTGTCTGGGAAGAGTGGTGTGGGCAAGACGGCGCTGGTGGCCAAGCTCGCTGGCCTGGAGGTGCCCGTGGCACACCATGAGACCACTG GCATCCAGACCACCGTGGTATTTTGGCCTGCCAAGCTGCAGGTCAGTGAGCGTGTCGTCATGTTCCGCTTTGAGTTCTGGGACTGCGGGGAGTCTGCGCTCAAAAAGTTCGACCACATGCTGCcg GCTTGCAAGGAGAAGACGGacgctttcctcttcctcttctctttcacCGACCGTGCCTCCTTCGAAGACCTCCCTGGACAGCTGACCCGCATAGCAGGCGAGGCCCCTGGTGTCGTCAGGATGGTCGTTGGCTCCAA GTTTGACCAGTACATGCACACAGACGTGCCTGAGCGTGACCTCACAGCCTTCCGGCAGACCTGGGAACTGCCCCTCCTGCGGGTGAAGAGTGTGCCAGGGCGGCGGCTGGCAGATGGGCGCACGCTGGATGGGCGGGCTGGGCTGGCTGACATTGCCCATGTGCTCAATGGCCTGGCGGAGCACCTGTGGCACCAGGACCAGGTGGCAGCTGGCCTGATTCCCAACCCTGCAGAAAATGCCCCCGGCTGA